The window AGATGCATTCTCTAAATCTCCAATATGGGGTCCTACAAGAGCTTCACTACCTTTATTCACAGCAAACGCATTTTTCAAATCACTGCCCATAGCTAATATCGAAGTTTGTTCTAAACAGTCACAATGAATTGGCTCAGGTACATAGCCACGACTGCGACGAATAAATCGAGGTTTATTATTGATGACCACCACCACAGAATCATCAAGAGGAGCATAGATTTCACGATTATGAACGAGGAAATAGTCTGCTACCTCACCTAGTTCATTAAACGCTTGGTCGTCATTATATAATACGGAATCACCACTTCTGTTACCACTGGTCATAACCCAGGCTGCATCAGAGGGCAATAACACCTCATGCATTGGTGAATAAGGCAACATCACACCCAACATATGATTGTCAGGTGCAACGTGAGGACTTAACCGAACAGAACTATTATGATTCCTTTCTAATAACACAATAGGACGTTCCATCCCCGTTAATACATCTAGTTCTACATCGTTAATATGTACTAACTCAATCGCCATATCTAGAGATCCCACCATTATTGCTAATGGTTTATGCGGTCTATTCTTCCGCTTACGTAATCGTTGTACAGCAGCGTCATTTCTAGCATCGCAAACAAGATGATACCCTCCTACACCTTTTATGGCGATAATATTACCTTCATTGATCAATTCCCGCGTAGTATTCCATACATTTACCGTATCTACAGCCGTGCGATTTGGCTTGTATAAAGTATACCAAGGCCCACAATAAGTACATGCATTTGGTTCAGCTCTATAACGACGCCCCTCTATATCTTCATATTCAGCCTTACAATCTTCACACATGGGGAACTCATTCATCGTCGTCCGTTCTCGATCATAGGGCAAAGATTTGATTATCGTATACCTTGGTCCGCAATTTGTACAATTGATGAAAGGATATTCCTTTCTACGTTTATCTTGTTGTAACTCTTTAAGGCAATCATTACAAGGCGCAGTATCAGCACTAATAAAGGTACTCATGGATTCACCTAAAGGGGATGCCTGCACAACAAAATCACTTTCATGCATATTAAGTGTAAGATGCTGTACAGTTTGACTAGTAATACGACATAAACGAGGTTGCTCCTCTTGAACAGCATCTAAAAATAACTGCAATTCACCTAGAAAACCTTGAACTTCAACATACACGCCTTGACTATCATTATATACAAAACCTGTTAATCCTAGAGAATGGGCCAACATAGAAACAAGGGGTCGGAATCCGACCCCTTGAACTATACCGGTATAGCGAATTCCCCAGCGTTCTGTAGTTTGATTACTATTTTGTTTCATATAAACTCCTACTATACTCGGAGAATCAAGTGTAATTAACCTAATGCAACAGGAATACTGCCATCAATACCAGCTTGTTCTAATTCAGCTTGAATCATGATAGCACATTCAATACGTTTCTTCTGTAAACGACAACCAAATTCATAAGGTGTCTCTAGA of the Veillonella parvula genome contains:
- the hypF gene encoding carbamoyltransferase HypF, which encodes MKQNSNQTTERWGIRYTGIVQGVGFRPLVSMLAHSLGLTGFVYNDSQGVYVEVQGFLGELQLFLDAVQEEQPRLCRITSQTVQHLTLNMHESDFVVQASPLGESMSTFISADTAPCNDCLKELQQDKRRKEYPFINCTNCGPRYTIIKSLPYDRERTTMNEFPMCEDCKAEYEDIEGRRYRAEPNACTYCGPWYTLYKPNRTAVDTVNVWNTTRELINEGNIIAIKGVGGYHLVCDARNDAAVQRLRKRKNRPHKPLAIMVGSLDMAIELVHINDVELDVLTGMERPIVLLERNHNSSVRLSPHVAPDNHMLGVMLPYSPMHEVLLPSDAAWVMTSGNRSGDSVLYNDDQAFNELGEVADYFLVHNREIYAPLDDSVVVVINNKPRFIRRSRGYVPEPIHCDCLEQTSILAMGSDLKNAFAVNKGSEALVGPHIGDLENASTHKTLEWTIERYKNLFSIQPEKIIIDSHPQFFSSRLGERIGESLHLSVVPVQHHHAHIASVMAEHNLRGLVLGIAMDGTGYGPDGTIWGGEFLLCKGNQYQRLAHIHAAPLPGGEKAVSEPWRQALWYIRNYYGDDIPFVYQEWMKELPKGWEILDKALQSTMPMIQATSCGRLFDTVGALLGLGMVHSYDAQIAISLETLCGDEKGSLLAYNYDGHILDFTPTIQSIMDGVVRGECRAHLAASFHKTMAIALCETAADLMERYNISDAAMSGGVFQNRKLLEFIYKTWHIGNLYMNEAVPSNDGGLALGQLWLGNQL